In Sphingobacteriaceae bacterium, the following proteins share a genomic window:
- a CDS encoding TIGR02391 family protein: protein MTKKIFNPIESGTLEALAKILADTGQGLTGTELSKFIPESGLSDIDPANTKWKRLHNSFVNYQNKNQNSNCILKFINLAMKPSRYIGQNDKYESIRAELNKRLSFIGLMLNDAGVFNPVTTSKTITEAEQRINRFKSKLESRNIHHKIYEYCNSELITENYFHSVFEAVKSIAEEIRQRTNLNLDGSELVEKALSVNTPLIKINSLQTETEQSEQKGFANLIKGVFGMFRNTTAHAPKVVWAITEDEALDIMTTISLIHKKLNKIH from the coding sequence ATGACAAAAAAAATATTTAACCCAATCGAAAGTGGTACTTTAGAAGCGCTGGCAAAAATTTTAGCTGATACAGGACAAGGACTAACCGGAACAGAGTTATCTAAGTTCATTCCTGAATCAGGGCTTAGTGACATTGATCCTGCAAACACAAAATGGAAACGACTTCATAACAGTTTCGTTAACTATCAAAATAAAAATCAAAATTCGAATTGTATTTTAAAATTCATTAATCTAGCGATGAAGCCCTCTCGCTATATAGGACAGAATGATAAATACGAAAGTATTAGAGCAGAATTGAACAAGCGGCTTTCTTTTATTGGTTTAATGCTTAACGATGCGGGAGTGTTTAACCCAGTAACAACTTCCAAAACTATAACTGAAGCAGAACAGCGAATAAATAGATTTAAATCTAAACTGGAAAGTAGAAATATCCACCATAAAATTTACGAGTATTGCAATTCGGAACTAATCACTGAGAACTATTTCCATTCAGTTTTTGAGGCTGTTAAAAGTATTGCTGAAGAAATACGGCAAAGGACGAACCTAAATCTTGATGGTTCAGAATTAGTTGAAAAAGCTCTATCAGTTAATACGCCACTGATTAAAATAAATTCTTTACAAACCGAAACAGAACAAAGTGAACAAAAAGGATTTGCTAATTTGATTAAAGGAGTTTTCGGCATGTTTAGAAACACGACAGCGCATGCTCCAAAAGTGGTATGGGCGATAACCGAAGACGAAGCATTAGACATAATGACAACAATTTCATTAATACACAAGAAACTAAATAAGATTCACTAG
- a CDS encoding L-glutamine--2-deoxy-scyllo-inosose aminotransferase KanB: MPGTELFGAEERKEIEDVLSTGVMFRYNHDAQRNNIWKAKDFEAEAKKITNAKYALAVSNGSAAIMAALAASGIGTGDEVICPPFTYIATIEAILFLGGLPVFAEVDETLCLSAEGIKAAITPKTKAVCLVHMCGGNANMDEIMKVVNDNKLILVEDAGQAFASSYKGTFTGLFGKAGAYSFDFFKIATAGEGGIFVTNDEHTYKMADSFCDHGHDHVGDKRGMENHPIIGFNFRISELHAAVGAAQTRKVPHILTTNRKHKKFMQDQLSKTEGIGFAKLGDESGDSATFLNILLPTTEIAQRVVDEFNKAGVAGFDYWFKNMYHFINQWDHIKGLKTASKLPVAVLGAPQDYNNLDLPKTQAVIGRLISFGVKTAWTEEYMTEMANKISSCVKKAMTPVNA, translated from the coding sequence ATGCCAGGAACAGAATTATTCGGCGCTGAAGAGCGCAAAGAAATTGAAGATGTATTGTCAACAGGAGTGATGTTTCGTTACAACCACGATGCGCAACGTAACAACATCTGGAAAGCAAAAGATTTTGAAGCGGAAGCTAAAAAGATCACCAACGCAAAATATGCTTTAGCAGTTTCCAACGGTTCTGCAGCTATAATGGCAGCTTTAGCAGCGTCAGGAATCGGTACCGGTGATGAGGTTATTTGTCCTCCCTTCACATATATTGCCACTATCGAAGCTATCTTGTTTTTAGGCGGACTTCCGGTTTTTGCTGAGGTAGATGAAACACTTTGTTTGAGTGCAGAAGGAATTAAGGCTGCTATCACTCCAAAAACAAAAGCAGTTTGTCTTGTACACATGTGTGGCGGTAATGCCAATATGGACGAGATCATGAAAGTGGTAAATGATAACAAGTTAATTTTAGTGGAAGATGCAGGACAAGCATTTGCCTCTTCTTACAAAGGAACTTTCACAGGTTTATTCGGAAAAGCAGGAGCTTATTCTTTTGACTTCTTTAAAATTGCAACTGCCGGCGAAGGTGGAATTTTTGTAACCAACGACGAGCATACTTATAAAATGGCGGATAGTTTTTGTGATCATGGTCACGATCACGTGGGCGATAAACGCGGTATGGAAAACCACCCTATTATTGGGTTTAACTTCCGTATCAGCGAATTACACGCAGCTGTGGGAGCAGCTCAAACCCGTAAGGTGCCGCATATTCTGACTACCAACCGTAAACATAAAAAATTCATGCAGGATCAACTTTCTAAAACGGAAGGCATTGGTTTTGCAAAATTAGGGGATGAAAGCGGCGACTCTGCTACGTTTTTAAACATCTTACTGCCTACAACAGAAATTGCACAACGCGTGGTGGATGAATTCAACAAAGCGGGTGTAGCGGGATTTGATTACTGGTTTAAAAACATGTACCATTTTATCAATCAATGGGATCATATTAAAGGGTTGAAAACGGCTTCAAAATTACCCGTTGCTGTATTAGGCGCTCCTCAGGATTATAATAATTTGGATCTTCCAAAAACACAGGCAGTCATCGGACGATTAATTTCATTCGGTGTGAAAACGGCGTGGACAGAAGAATATATGACGGAGATGGCAAATAAAATTTCCTCTTGTGTAAAGAAAGCAATGACGCCTGTTAATGCATAA
- a CDS encoding tRNA (adenosine(37)-N6)-dimethylallyltransferase MiaA — protein MLPDQKFGQCKISLYTLTKHNCIVVLGPTASGKTHLACKLAYELSGEVISADSRQVYKGLDIGTGKDLQEYLVNGRQIPYHLIDIAEPGEQFYLHQFTEKLKSAFLDIRLRNQIPIICGGTGLYLDALKKDFSFTQIKENESLREELEFLQKEDLLTRLDRYPVEFTKQVDRNSKKRIIRGIEIAEHFSKHGKDISYMELPYKPYYIGIATEVEERKKHISERLKKRLNEGLIAEVENLISSGISHERLHLFGLEYKFVSSYLKKEITKEELFTRLQTAIFQFAKRQMTWFRKMEKEGVEIHWVEKTNSDQIIENLRTEFDFS, from the coding sequence ATTTTACCGGATCAAAAATTCGGGCAATGTAAAATTAGTTTATACACCTTGACAAAACATAATTGCATAGTCGTATTGGGCCCTACCGCTAGTGGCAAGACACACCTTGCCTGCAAGCTCGCCTATGAATTAAGCGGAGAAGTGATAAGCGCCGACTCGCGCCAGGTGTACAAGGGTTTAGATATTGGAACAGGAAAAGATCTCCAGGAATACCTGGTGAATGGCAGGCAAATTCCTTATCATTTAATTGATATTGCCGAACCGGGAGAGCAATTTTATTTACATCAGTTCACTGAAAAATTAAAAAGTGCGTTTTTAGATATTCGGTTAAGAAATCAAATCCCAATCATTTGTGGCGGTACAGGGTTATATTTGGATGCTTTAAAAAAGGATTTTTCTTTCACACAGATAAAAGAGAACGAAAGTTTAAGAGAAGAACTGGAATTCTTACAGAAAGAAGATTTACTAACGCGTTTAGATAGATACCCGGTAGAGTTTACAAAACAAGTAGACCGTAATTCGAAAAAAAGAATCATCCGGGGAATAGAAATTGCCGAACACTTTTCAAAGCATGGAAAAGATATTTCCTATATGGAGCTTCCCTATAAACCTTATTACATAGGTATTGCCACAGAAGTGGAAGAAAGAAAAAAACACATATCTGAACGTTTGAAAAAAAGATTGAATGAAGGATTAATTGCTGAGGTGGAGAATTTGATATCCTCAGGTATCAGTCATGAGCGCTTACATTTATTCGGACTCGAATACAAGTTCGTTTCTTCTTACCTGAAAAAAGAAATTACCAAAGAAGAATTATTTACGCGTCTTCAAACGGCTATTTTTCAATTTGCAAAGAGGCAAATGACCTGGTTCAGAAAAATGGAGAAGGAAGGGGTAGAAATACATTGGGTGGAAAAAACTAATAGCGATCAAATCATTGAAAATCTAAGGACCGAATTTGATTTTTCTTAA
- a CDS encoding septal ring lytic transglycosylase RlpA family lipoprotein, whose product MRLILLLVLFAKVGIFYGQSDSLPKQIGIASYYAKKFEGRKCSCGEKFRNDSLTAAHKTLPFGTKVKVTNLKNDSVVIVRINDRLPKKSKRIIDLTRRAAKQLNFVKAGLTKVSIEVLKDSIP is encoded by the coding sequence ATGAGGTTAATTCTTTTATTAGTTTTATTTGCTAAAGTGGGCATTTTCTATGGTCAGAGTGACTCCCTGCCAAAACAAATTGGCATTGCAAGTTATTACGCTAAAAAATTCGAAGGACGAAAATGCAGTTGCGGTGAAAAGTTCAGAAACGATAGTCTTACCGCAGCCCACAAAACGCTACCATTCGGAACTAAAGTGAAAGTAACCAACTTAAAAAATGACAGCGTTGTTATCGTCAGGATAAATGATCGTCTTCCGAAAAAATCAAAACGCATCATCGATCTTACCAGACGAGCCGCTAAACAATTAAATTTTGTAAAAGCAGGCTTAACAAAAGTGAGCATTGAAGTCTTAAAAGATTCAATTCCTTAA
- a CDS encoding FMN-binding glutamate synthase family protein, producing MKKQFIYLSVFFTLTIGIAGYLWPLALWLYVVAIPIILIGIMDMTQTKQTLKRNFPVVGRMRWWAEWMRPKVYQYFVESDMSGAPYNRLSRNVIYQRAKRVTDSTPFGTQLNVYETGYEWLNHSINPLPLDHGEHDPRVLVGGPDCKQPYSASIFNISAMSFGSLSQNAIMALNGGAKLGGFAHNTGEGGLSPYHLKPGGDIIWQIGTGYFGCRNMDGTFNFEAFAERAVYPEVKMIEIKLSQGAKPGHGGILPAAKVTEEIAKIRLVEKGKDVLSPSYHKAFGTPLELVGFIKRLRDLSGGKPVGFKLCIGQKSQFIAICKAMIKTGIMPDFITVDGGEGGTGAAPIEFSNSVGMPLREGLAFVHDALHGFGIKKHIRIIASGKVHTGFDLVKNFALGADMCNGARAMLMAVGCIQALECNTNTCPTGVATQNPALWKGLDVNDKKVRVRNYHHETVKACVELMSAAGIKHSDDLHRSHIYRRVSANQIQTYAEMYPYLLKGSLLEAPYPKGWELEVMHATEESFDNMVKMAQ from the coding sequence ATGAAAAAACAATTTATTTACCTCTCGGTATTTTTTACGCTTACAATTGGTATTGCAGGCTATTTGTGGCCATTGGCCCTATGGTTATACGTTGTGGCTATCCCCATTATCCTGATTGGAATAATGGATATGACGCAAACTAAACAAACATTAAAAAGAAACTTTCCGGTTGTTGGAAGAATGCGTTGGTGGGCAGAATGGATGCGACCGAAAGTTTACCAGTATTTTGTTGAATCGGATATGAGCGGTGCGCCTTACAATCGCCTCAGCAGAAATGTGATTTATCAACGTGCAAAACGCGTTACAGATAGTACTCCCTTTGGAACGCAATTAAATGTTTATGAAACAGGATACGAGTGGTTAAATCATTCTATCAATCCTCTGCCATTAGATCATGGGGAGCATGATCCGCGGGTTCTGGTAGGGGGACCAGATTGTAAACAACCTTACTCTGCCAGTATTTTTAATATTTCTGCTATGAGTTTTGGATCGCTGAGTCAAAACGCTATTATGGCATTGAACGGCGGCGCTAAGCTGGGTGGCTTTGCGCACAACACTGGCGAAGGGGGATTAAGTCCTTATCACTTAAAACCAGGTGGAGATATTATCTGGCAAATTGGTACGGGGTATTTTGGTTGCAGAAACATGGATGGCACTTTTAATTTTGAGGCTTTTGCAGAGCGTGCTGTTTACCCGGAAGTAAAAATGATTGAGATAAAATTATCACAGGGTGCGAAGCCGGGTCATGGTGGCATTTTACCGGCAGCTAAAGTTACAGAGGAGATAGCAAAAATTCGTTTAGTAGAAAAAGGAAAAGATGTTTTATCACCTTCGTACCATAAAGCATTTGGTACGCCTTTAGAACTGGTTGGCTTTATAAAAAGGTTGAGAGATCTGAGCGGCGGCAAACCAGTTGGATTTAAATTGTGCATCGGACAAAAGAGTCAGTTCATAGCCATCTGCAAAGCCATGATAAAAACCGGAATCATGCCGGATTTTATTACGGTTGATGGGGGAGAAGGAGGAACAGGAGCGGCTCCGATTGAATTTAGTAATTCGGTAGGGATGCCTTTGCGAGAAGGACTCGCCTTTGTGCACGATGCCTTACATGGATTTGGAATAAAAAAACACATTCGCATTATTGCTTCAGGAAAAGTACATACAGGGTTTGATCTCGTGAAAAATTTTGCCCTTGGTGCAGACATGTGCAATGGCGCGCGTGCTATGCTGATGGCCGTTGGCTGTATCCAGGCACTGGAGTGTAACACCAATACGTGTCCAACCGGTGTAGCTACACAAAATCCAGCTTTGTGGAAAGGTTTGGACGTGAACGATAAAAAAGTGCGTGTAAGAAATTACCATCATGAAACGGTGAAAGCCTGCGTAGAATTAATGTCGGCTGCCGGCATCAAACATTCGGATGATCTTCACCGTTCGCATATATACAGGAGAGTGAGTGCCAACCAAATTCAGACTTATGCAGAAATGTATCCGTATTTATTAAAAGGCTCTTTACTGGAAGCTCCGTATCCTAAAGGCTGGGAGCTTGAGGTAATGCATGCTACAGAAGAGTCATTTGATAATATGGTGAAGATGGCGCAATAA
- a CDS encoding NAD kinase: MTIAIYARSTKDNHAAYIEQIVQYLTAEGVEVIIYEHYYKYLKTNSELKLDIPTYSTSEELISKAFYLICLGGDGTMLETVTFVKKSGIPILGVNTGRLGFLSQVNKDDLEKALSLLLHEKFTLDKRELIEMEGCNNCFKDSNYALNEFTIHKKDSSSMINIETYIDGIFLNTYFADGLIVSTPTGSTAYSLSCGGPIMMPDSDNFIITPIAPHNLTVRPIVISNNKEIRFKVSGRHDDFNVSLDSRGAQIPTGSDIRIRKANFRLNLINLEGQNFFTTLRNKMMWGLDRRH; encoded by the coding sequence ATGACAATCGCCATATACGCGCGTTCCACCAAGGACAATCACGCCGCTTATATAGAACAAATAGTTCAATACCTTACCGCAGAAGGAGTGGAGGTGATTATCTATGAGCACTACTACAAGTATTTAAAAACAAATTCGGAACTAAAACTTGATATACCAACTTATTCTACTTCCGAAGAGTTGATTTCTAAAGCTTTTTATCTCATTTGTCTGGGTGGCGATGGCACCATGCTGGAGACCGTTACCTTCGTTAAAAAATCAGGAATTCCCATTCTTGGGGTTAATACAGGCCGGCTTGGATTTTTATCGCAGGTAAATAAAGATGATCTTGAAAAAGCACTTTCACTTTTATTGCACGAAAAATTCACGCTCGACAAAAGAGAACTGATTGAGATGGAAGGCTGTAATAATTGTTTTAAAGATTCGAATTACGCTTTAAATGAATTCACCATTCATAAAAAAGACAGTAGTTCGATGATCAACATTGAAACTTACATTGATGGCATCTTTCTAAATACTTATTTTGCTGACGGATTAATAGTTTCCACCCCAACAGGTTCTACTGCCTACTCATTAAGCTGCGGTGGTCCGATCATGATGCCAGACTCCGACAATTTTATTATTACGCCTATTGCTCCGCATAATTTAACTGTGCGTCCAATTGTGATCTCCAACAATAAAGAAATACGTTTTAAAGTAAGCGGGCGACACGACGATTTTAACGTTTCGCTGGACTCCCGCGGAGCACAAATCCCGACTGGATCAGACATTCGGATCCGTAAAGCCAACTTCCGCTTAAACCTTATCAATCTTGAGGGACAGAACTTTTTCACGACCCTTCGTAATAAAATGATGTGGGGTCTGGACAGAAGACATTAA
- a CDS encoding selenide, water dikinase SelD, which yields MSAEEKTKIALTQYAHGAGCGCKIAPQVLQEILKSEVKQSENKNLLVGNSSNDDAAVYDLGNGKGLISTTDFFTPIVDDPFDFGRVAAANAISDVYAMGGTPTLALAILGWPVNKLAPDLARLVIDGARTICNEAGIPLAGGHSIDTPEPMFGLSVNGLIDLPNLKKNNTAQEGDLIFLTKAIGTGILSTAQKRNLLREEDKDGLIKQLASLNTIGEKLGKIKGVTAMTDVTGFGILGHLIELADGSALSAQLNYSSLPKMSCLPHYLSQSIVPDATYRNWNAYQSQVSFGAGVNVAEAFSVLPDPQTNGGILFTVSNASIEEIKKLLNENQLAHFSQPIGIMLKKQEKVILVEN from the coding sequence ATGTCCGCTGAAGAAAAAACTAAAATCGCCCTAACACAGTACGCTCACGGAGCAGGTTGCGGATGCAAAATTGCTCCACAGGTATTGCAGGAAATTTTAAAGAGCGAGGTAAAACAATCTGAAAATAAAAACTTACTTGTTGGAAACAGTAGCAACGACGATGCTGCTGTTTACGATTTAGGAAATGGCAAAGGATTAATTTCCACCACCGATTTTTTTACCCCTATTGTAGATGACCCATTTGATTTTGGTCGCGTAGCTGCAGCAAATGCCATAAGCGACGTTTATGCCATGGGCGGAACACCAACTCTGGCGCTCGCCATATTAGGCTGGCCCGTAAATAAATTAGCGCCCGACCTGGCAAGACTGGTGATTGATGGCGCCCGAACAATTTGCAACGAGGCCGGAATTCCCTTAGCAGGTGGTCATAGCATTGATACGCCTGAACCCATGTTTGGTTTATCTGTAAATGGCCTGATTGATCTTCCAAACCTCAAAAAAAACAACACCGCGCAGGAAGGCGATTTGATCTTTCTAACCAAAGCAATCGGCACCGGCATCCTATCTACTGCTCAAAAAAGAAATCTTTTGAGGGAAGAAGATAAAGATGGTTTAATAAAACAGCTTGCAAGTCTCAATACCATAGGAGAAAAATTGGGAAAAATAAAAGGAGTTACAGCTATGACGGATGTTACAGGATTCGGAATACTCGGACATCTCATTGAACTGGCAGACGGTAGTGCACTGAGTGCTCAGCTGAATTATTCGTCCCTCCCAAAAATGAGTTGTTTGCCACACTACTTAAGTCAATCTATCGTTCCTGATGCTACTTACCGAAACTGGAACGCTTACCAGTCGCAGGTAAGTTTTGGAGCAGGAGTAAATGTTGCAGAAGCTTTTTCTGTTCTACCAGATCCTCAAACCAATGGCGGTATTTTGTTTACCGTATCTAATGCCAGTATTGAGGAGATAAAAAAATTGCTGAACGAAAATCAGCTTGCACATTTTAGCCAACCCATAGGAATTATGCTAAAAAAACAAGAAAAAGTAATTCTGGTTGAGAATTAA
- a CDS encoding tRNA 2-selenouridine(34) synthase MnmH translates to MSISKLNIEEFLQFAKTHPVLDVRSPGEFEHAHIPGSFSFPIFNDEERKIIGTAYKQESREKAIKLGLDFFGKDMVRHVEAAEKIIAERKNNSREIGVHCWRGGMRSSAMAWLLDLYGFKVYLLNGGYKSFRHWILEQFERDYTFSILGGYSGGNKTGVLKELKTAGQPIVDLEAIASHKGSAFGALGMPAQPSQEQFENLLGLELNNQTLIGTRIWMEAESQRLGDVNIPFVLYQKMRTQKTFFLDIPFEKRLQHILEQYGKFEKASLINGIVRIKKKLGGLETKTAINALLEDDIQACFSILLRYYDKLYLKSTHSKEEGEREIIYLESDSTNAKLNSEKLIQHVR, encoded by the coding sequence ATGTCCATCAGTAAATTAAATATCGAAGAGTTTCTACAGTTTGCTAAAACTCATCCTGTTCTGGATGTGCGAAGTCCTGGTGAATTCGAACATGCGCATATACCTGGTTCTTTTTCCTTTCCCATTTTTAATGATGAAGAAAGAAAAATTATTGGCACTGCCTATAAACAAGAGAGTCGTGAAAAAGCTATAAAGTTGGGTCTCGATTTTTTTGGAAAGGACATGGTGCGACATGTAGAAGCTGCCGAGAAAATAATCGCAGAAAGAAAAAACAATTCGCGGGAGATTGGAGTACATTGCTGGCGTGGCGGCATGCGAAGTTCTGCCATGGCATGGCTGCTCGATCTTTATGGCTTTAAAGTATATTTATTGAACGGAGGCTATAAATCTTTCCGTCACTGGATCTTAGAACAATTTGAAAGGGATTACACTTTTTCTATTCTTGGCGGGTACTCAGGCGGAAATAAGACTGGTGTTTTAAAAGAATTAAAAACAGCGGGACAACCTATTGTTGATCTGGAAGCTATTGCTTCACACAAAGGTTCTGCTTTTGGTGCGTTAGGAATGCCAGCGCAACCAAGTCAGGAACAGTTTGAAAATTTGCTGGGCCTGGAATTAAATAACCAAACACTCATAGGTACGCGCATATGGATGGAAGCCGAAAGTCAGCGTCTTGGCGATGTAAATATTCCATTTGTTCTCTACCAAAAAATGCGAACTCAAAAAACTTTTTTTCTGGACATTCCTTTTGAGAAACGTTTACAACATATTTTAGAGCAGTATGGAAAATTTGAGAAAGCATCGCTTATCAATGGTATAGTGAGAATTAAAAAGAAACTAGGTGGACTCGAAACAAAAACAGCCATAAATGCTCTATTGGAAGACGATATACAAGCATGCTTTTCGATATTGCTTAGATACTACGACAAACTGTATCTAAAAAGCACACACAGTAAAGAAGAAGGTGAGCGGGAAATTATTTACTTAGAAAGTGATTCTACAAACGCAAAATTAAACAGTGAAAAACTTATTCAACATGTCCGCTGA
- a CDS encoding flavin oxidoreductase: MSHYFSHHELLQMDQRHRATFINSLGGFKSVNLVGTKNQQGQTNLAVFNSIVHLGANPALVGLIVRPDSVERHTYENIIATGFFTLNHLNKTIYEAAHQTSARYPREVSEFQATGLSEEYKEGFFAPFVKESFVQIGLEFKEKIELKINGTLLLISEINQVYLPEGVVAKDGFIDLEKAGSLTCSGLDSYHSTQKMKRLSYAKPNTMPKEFTP; this comes from the coding sequence ATGTCGCATTATTTTTCTCATCATGAACTTCTGCAGATGGACCAGCGCCATCGTGCCACATTTATCAATTCTTTAGGCGGCTTTAAAAGCGTAAATCTTGTAGGCACCAAAAATCAACAGGGTCAAACCAACCTCGCGGTATTTAATTCCATTGTTCACCTGGGAGCAAATCCAGCACTTGTAGGACTTATTGTGCGACCCGATTCGGTAGAACGACATACCTATGAAAACATTATTGCGACAGGCTTTTTTACCCTGAACCATTTAAATAAAACCATTTACGAAGCAGCGCATCAAACCTCTGCGCGCTATCCCCGAGAGGTTTCAGAATTCCAGGCAACCGGCCTTTCTGAAGAGTATAAAGAAGGATTTTTTGCGCCCTTCGTAAAAGAATCTTTTGTACAAATTGGACTTGAGTTTAAAGAAAAAATTGAATTAAAAATAAACGGAACCTTACTTTTAATCTCCGAAATAAACCAGGTCTATCTTCCGGAGGGCGTAGTTGCAAAAGACGGATTTATAGATCTTGAAAAAGCGGGAAGTTTAACTTGCAGCGGACTTGATTCCTATCATAGCACGCAAAAGATGAAACGGTTAAGCTATGCCAAACCTAACACGATGCCAAAAGAATTTACCCCATAA
- a CDS encoding oxidoreductase → MNKHFVFAGASSKTAIETAKLLWMQNHRITGISTKEHTGDYDRFHKIDSYDFSAFPAINEGIDGLVYFPGTINLKPFNRLNKEDFLNDFQINALGAVAFLQAYLPQLKNSKTASVVFISTVAVNTGMPFHSSIAMAKGALEGLTKSLAAELAPGIRVNCIAPSLTNTPLGEKFLNTPEKFESSQKRNPLKKVGDALDLANAIDFLLSEKSSWITGQVLAVDGGMNNLKLL, encoded by the coding sequence ATGAATAAACATTTTGTATTTGCAGGAGCCTCCAGTAAAACAGCCATTGAAACTGCTAAACTTTTATGGATGCAAAATCACCGTATAACCGGCATCAGCACGAAAGAACACACCGGTGATTACGACCGTTTTCATAAAATTGACTCTTATGACTTTTCAGCATTTCCCGCAATAAATGAGGGCATCGACGGACTTGTTTATTTTCCGGGAACAATAAATCTTAAACCCTTTAACCGTTTAAATAAAGAAGATTTCTTAAATGATTTTCAAATAAACGCCCTGGGCGCGGTTGCATTTTTACAAGCATATCTTCCGCAATTGAAAAATTCAAAAACAGCTTCTGTGGTTTTTATCAGTACAGTAGCCGTTAATACAGGGATGCCATTTCACAGTTCCATCGCTATGGCAAAAGGCGCCCTGGAAGGCCTTACGAAATCTTTAGCGGCAGAACTTGCACCCGGCATTCGTGTAAATTGCATAGCTCCCTCCTTAACGAACACACCTCTGGGCGAAAAATTTCTTAATACACCTGAAAAATTTGAATCTTCCCAAAAAAGAAACCCTCTTAAAAAAGTAGGAGATGCACTGGATCTCGCCAATGCAATCGATTTTCTTCTTTCTGAAAAATCGTCGTGGATTACCGGTCAGGTGCTTGCTGTAGATGGAGGAATGAATAATTTAAAGTTGCTCTGA